Proteins from one Bradyrhizobium roseum genomic window:
- a CDS encoding SEL1-like repeat protein, which translates to MIVNCFHGLNGAPKDSERAIYWLRKAAALGDERANQILREEGLS; encoded by the coding sequence ATGATCGTCAACTGTTTCCATGGTCTCAACGGCGCGCCGAAAGATAGCGAACGTGCGATCTATTGGCTCAGAAAGGCTGCAGCGCTCGGGGACGAGAGGGCGAACCAGATCCTTCGTGAAGAAGGACTCTCATAG